A genomic segment from Engystomops pustulosus unplaced genomic scaffold, aEngPut4.maternal MAT_SCAFFOLD_129, whole genome shotgun sequence encodes:
- the TTC31 gene encoding tetratricopeptide repeat protein 31 isoform X1 has translation MEEDSDESYPDEYSYYNDDDEDDEYCGFWDRVTQPGTYCGLRPSFLHPQDYNLHTSNYITREQADKNAEELLQEEKREKEKADKKRLKKKRQKDRRRHQRQKEVEEPVGENRAPGDAPGAGESPAQDIGQDDNSELVNEDDLDLGSSFVRQAQKKMENKPKPERRERSKEASCERGRDVSQDTLCEKAEPKPERMEAGPTAQRNGRLVDQYKIQESMDLANVGNNLANKGRYSEALHYYSEAIGLNPGEYRFLGNRSYSYERLALYKEALADAERSLELQPNFIKGYFRKGKALKGLKRYSEAISAFQRALSCDLNRVEAAQEVADCQRKLQELKISTRENLPAPLNLQPVPAGSLGNNNNTVFRSVVYTRSNGGLPAARTAPPSVPAAHPRPGSSTLYPIWVGNITSRITEDVLRSRFAVFGAIHSLRILYSRTCAFINFTNKGSAESAFRALQGRTIEGTSLVLQLRNPEHSNLNPRGGGARVPGK, from the exons ATTCGGATGAAAGTTATCCTGATGAATATTCTTattataatgatgatgatgaagacgATGAGTATTGTGGATTCTGGGACAGAGTTACACAACCAGGGACATACTGTGGCCTGCGCCCATCCTTCCTTCACCCTCAGGACTATAATCTACATACCTCAAATTATATAACAAGAGAG CAGGCAGATAAGAATGCTGAAGAACTTctacaggaggagaagagggagaaggagaaaGCTGATAAAAAGAGACTAAAAAAGAAG AGACAGAAGGATCGTAGACGGCATCAGCggcagaaggaggtggaggagccggtgGGGGAGAACCGG GCCCCGGGAGATGCTCCAGGAGCTGGTGAGTCGCCTGCTCAGGATATAGGACAAGATGATAACAGCGAGCTAGTGAATGAG GATGACCTCGACCTCGGAAGCTCCTTTGTCCGTCAGGCGCAAAAAAAGATGGAGAACAAACCAAAGCCAGAAAGGAGGGAGCGCAGCAAGGAGGCGTCATGTGAGAGAGGGCGAGACGTGTCTCAGGATACTCTGTGTGAGAAAGCAGAGCCTAAACCGGAGAGGATGGAGGCCGGCccaacagcacagaggaat GGGCGTCTGGTGGACcagtataagatacaggagagtATGGATTTAGCAA ATGTTGGGAATAATTTGGCCAACAAGGGGCGCTACAGCGAGGCCTTACATTATTATTCTGAAGCtattgggttaaaccctggtgAATACAG GTTTCTGGGTAATCGCTCGTACAGCTATGAGCGCTTGGCTCTCTATAAGGAGGCGCTGGCGGACGCTGAGAGGTCGCTGGAGCTGCAGCCAAACTTTATAAAGGGATATTTCCGGAAAGGAAAGGCTCTGAAGGGACTGAAG AGATATTCTGAAGCCATTTCAGCCTTCCAGCGagcattgtcatgtgacctgaaCCGGGTGGAGGCGGCACAGGAGGTCGCCGACTGTCAGCGCAAGCTACAG GAGCTGAAGATTTCCACCAGGGAAAACCTTCCAGCCCCCTTGAACCTGCAGCCAGTTCCGGCAG gttctctaggaaataataataatacagtgttTCGTAGTGTGGTTTATACAAGGTCTAATGGAGGACTACCTGCGGCCcggacagcgccccctagtgtgcCGGCTGCTCATCCACGGCCTGGCAGCAG CACATTGTACCCCATCTGGGTCGGGAACATCACCAGCCGCATTACGGAGGATGTCCTGAGGTCGAGGTTTGCAGT GTTTGGGGCCATTCATTCCCTCCGTATTCTGTACAGCAGGACCTGCGCCTTCATAAACTTCACCAATAAAGGCTCAGCCGAGTCCGCCTTCCGGGCCCTACAG GGCCGGACCATTGAGGGAACATCTCTAGTACTCCAGCTGCGAAATCCTGAACATTCAAACCTGAATCCTAGAGGAGGCGGAGCTAGGGTTCCAGGAAAGTGA
- the TTC31 gene encoding tetratricopeptide repeat protein 31 isoform X2, with the protein MEEDSDESYPDEYSYYNDDDEDDEYCGFWDRVTQPGTYCGLRPSFLHPQDYNLHTSNYITREQADKNAEELLQEEKREKEKADKKRLKKKRQKDRRRHQRQKEVEEPVGENRAPGDAPGAGESPAQDIGQDDNSELVNEDDLDLGSSFVRQAQKKMENKPKPERRERSKEASCERGRDVSQDTLCEKAEPKPERMEAGPTAQRNGRLVDQYKIQESMDLANVGNNLANKGRYSEALHYYSEAIGLNPGEYRFLGNRSYSYERLALYKEALADAERSLELQPNFIKGYFRKGKALKGLKRYSEAISAFQRALSCDLNRVEAAQEVADCQRKLQELKISTRENLPAPLNLQPVPAVFRSVVYTRSNGGLPAARTAPPSVPAAHPRPGSSTLYPIWVGNITSRITEDVLRSRFAVFGAIHSLRILYSRTCAFINFTNKGSAESAFRALQGRTIEGTSLVLQLRNPEHSNLNPRGGGARVPGK; encoded by the exons ATTCGGATGAAAGTTATCCTGATGAATATTCTTattataatgatgatgatgaagacgATGAGTATTGTGGATTCTGGGACAGAGTTACACAACCAGGGACATACTGTGGCCTGCGCCCATCCTTCCTTCACCCTCAGGACTATAATCTACATACCTCAAATTATATAACAAGAGAG CAGGCAGATAAGAATGCTGAAGAACTTctacaggaggagaagagggagaaggagaaaGCTGATAAAAAGAGACTAAAAAAGAAG AGACAGAAGGATCGTAGACGGCATCAGCggcagaaggaggtggaggagccggtgGGGGAGAACCGG GCCCCGGGAGATGCTCCAGGAGCTGGTGAGTCGCCTGCTCAGGATATAGGACAAGATGATAACAGCGAGCTAGTGAATGAG GATGACCTCGACCTCGGAAGCTCCTTTGTCCGTCAGGCGCAAAAAAAGATGGAGAACAAACCAAAGCCAGAAAGGAGGGAGCGCAGCAAGGAGGCGTCATGTGAGAGAGGGCGAGACGTGTCTCAGGATACTCTGTGTGAGAAAGCAGAGCCTAAACCGGAGAGGATGGAGGCCGGCccaacagcacagaggaat GGGCGTCTGGTGGACcagtataagatacaggagagtATGGATTTAGCAA ATGTTGGGAATAATTTGGCCAACAAGGGGCGCTACAGCGAGGCCTTACATTATTATTCTGAAGCtattgggttaaaccctggtgAATACAG GTTTCTGGGTAATCGCTCGTACAGCTATGAGCGCTTGGCTCTCTATAAGGAGGCGCTGGCGGACGCTGAGAGGTCGCTGGAGCTGCAGCCAAACTTTATAAAGGGATATTTCCGGAAAGGAAAGGCTCTGAAGGGACTGAAG AGATATTCTGAAGCCATTTCAGCCTTCCAGCGagcattgtcatgtgacctgaaCCGGGTGGAGGCGGCACAGGAGGTCGCCGACTGTCAGCGCAAGCTACAG GAGCTGAAGATTTCCACCAGGGAAAACCTTCCAGCCCCCTTGAACCTGCAGCCAGTTCCGGCAG tgttTCGTAGTGTGGTTTATACAAGGTCTAATGGAGGACTACCTGCGGCCcggacagcgccccctagtgtgcCGGCTGCTCATCCACGGCCTGGCAGCAG CACATTGTACCCCATCTGGGTCGGGAACATCACCAGCCGCATTACGGAGGATGTCCTGAGGTCGAGGTTTGCAGT GTTTGGGGCCATTCATTCCCTCCGTATTCTGTACAGCAGGACCTGCGCCTTCATAAACTTCACCAATAAAGGCTCAGCCGAGTCCGCCTTCCGGGCCCTACAG GGCCGGACCATTGAGGGAACATCTCTAGTACTCCAGCTGCGAAATCCTGAACATTCAAACCTGAATCCTAGAGGAGGCGGAGCTAGGGTTCCAGGAAAGTGA